In Candidatus Abyssobacteria bacterium SURF_5, one DNA window encodes the following:
- the xseB gene encoding exodeoxyribonuclease VII small subunit: MAEPSFEEALTNLERIVEQLEEGNLSLEETLKKFEEGIKLSRLCEKKLKQAQKKVSMLIKDEEDILKEVPFVESEEPKKKENAAGESLFDE; the protein is encoded by the coding sequence ATGGCTGAACCGAGTTTCGAAGAGGCACTCACCAATCTCGAGAGGATCGTGGAGCAGCTGGAAGAGGGGAACCTTTCTCTCGAGGAGACCTTGAAGAAGTTCGAAGAAGGCATCAAGCTGTCGCGCCTGTGCGAGAAGAAACTGAAGCAAGCGCAAAAAAAAGTTTCGATGCTGATCAAGGATGAAGAGGACATACTGAAGGAAGTCCCCTTCGTCGAGTCTGAGGAACCCAAGAAAAAGGAAAACGCGGCCGGGGAATCGCTCTTCGATGAATGA
- the mfd gene encoding transcription-repair coupling factor, producing MIERVRNTAVFREAAESVGGGGRFVWAYGLWGAARRLFAAELAEASDRVLLYVTSTRDAAETALGDLESFYRHKPLHLFPPREYLPPSDVLPPDQNVSERMLTLRALLNSAKNRKRPFIVAPVRSLLQYLAKPGRVEPLLLSLHTGDNWPLEQLSLALVERGYRRRSMIDTRGEFSIRGGIVDIFPICAEDPYRLEFFGDEIESIRVFDPLSQRSFEQVQQMEIMPRNFWIDSPDSEGDRTTLFEYLPEDAMVVWDEPLAIEAEAGSALAAPAFDMGREPIATLDGVLQGSVLPMLCLSRFKQSSDRFSEAAGLTVQCHSLEPISGRLTAFVDKLDEWLQKRYQVVIVCNNQGESKRLMELLQDAGMHPHFHAAYQERTQLLITLGRLKNGFALDEAELVVASDQEIFQRYTHRRPRKKFKGGAPIANFTDLRVGDYVVHVNHGIGLYRGIVYLPEQKSEFLVLEYLDGDKLYVPVNMLQLVQKYVGSDDEPPKLYKLGGTAWFRVQERVRRAIRDMAGELLDLYAARQVLPGIEFSQDGRWQGEFEEAFLYRETEDQLSAIEDVKEDMERPHPMDRLICGDVGYGKTEVALRAAFKCVMDSRQVAILVPTTILAQQHYTTFRERLADYPVRVEMLSRFKSAAEQKKIVAEVAEGKIDIVIGTHRLIQNDIAFKNLGLIVIDEEQRFGVAHKERLKQLRKMVDVLTLTATPIPRTLHMALMGVRDMSVINTAPEERLSVITVVAEYNEKLIREAVLREMAREGQVFFVHNRVETINRMANFLRRLIPEARIETAHGQMRERELQSVMERFLEKEIDVLTCTTIIGSGLDIPTVNTMLINRADAFGLADLYQLRGRVGRYKHRAYAYLLIPGHKALSEVAQKRLKAIEEFSELGSGFKIALRDLEIRGAGNILGAEQHGDIAAVGFEMYCQLLEEAVAELRGEKPEKLLLPTAEFELDSLIPDSYVSSPSQKLSLYKKIGLARSEAHVDQIVEEIQDRYGQIPPETRNLVDLARVRVLGAAAGLEFIGKIGGNILYRPAPGKDFTADELADLSRTFGKKLHLETMGGLRLLMPAGKLEPEELLRDSIEVVRRLAILRTKRKEEPAAPNRQVAAAKR from the coding sequence ATGATAGAGAGAGTACGAAATACTGCAGTTTTTCGAGAAGCCGCCGAATCCGTCGGTGGGGGCGGTCGCTTTGTCTGGGCCTACGGGTTGTGGGGCGCTGCGCGCCGGTTGTTTGCGGCGGAGCTTGCGGAAGCTTCGGATCGGGTGTTGCTGTATGTCACTTCGACCCGGGATGCGGCGGAGACCGCGTTGGGCGATCTGGAAAGCTTTTACCGGCACAAGCCGCTTCACCTGTTTCCTCCTCGCGAATATCTTCCTCCATCCGACGTCTTGCCGCCGGACCAGAACGTTTCGGAGCGGATGCTGACATTGAGGGCGTTGTTGAACAGCGCAAAGAACAGGAAGCGTCCGTTCATCGTTGCGCCGGTACGTTCGCTCCTGCAATACCTGGCGAAGCCGGGACGGGTTGAGCCGCTGCTGCTTTCACTGCATACGGGAGACAACTGGCCGCTGGAGCAGCTCAGCCTGGCGCTGGTTGAGCGCGGCTATCGCAGGCGCTCGATGATTGATACCCGCGGAGAGTTCAGCATCAGGGGCGGCATCGTGGACATCTTTCCTATATGCGCGGAGGACCCTTACCGGCTTGAGTTTTTCGGAGACGAGATCGAATCGATACGGGTATTCGACCCGCTTTCGCAGCGTTCCTTCGAGCAGGTCCAACAGATGGAGATAATGCCGCGAAATTTCTGGATCGATTCGCCGGATTCCGAGGGCGACAGGACCACTCTCTTTGAATATTTGCCTGAGGATGCGATGGTGGTATGGGATGAACCCCTCGCCATTGAGGCCGAAGCCGGCTCGGCGCTCGCGGCTCCAGCCTTTGATATGGGACGCGAACCGATAGCCACTCTCGACGGAGTTTTGCAGGGCAGCGTTCTTCCGATGCTCTGCCTCAGCCGTTTCAAGCAAAGCTCGGACAGATTTTCGGAAGCCGCCGGTCTCACCGTTCAATGCCACTCGCTGGAACCTATCTCGGGCCGGCTGACCGCTTTTGTCGACAAGCTTGACGAATGGCTGCAGAAACGATACCAGGTGGTAATCGTCTGTAACAACCAGGGCGAGAGCAAGCGCCTGATGGAACTCCTTCAGGATGCGGGCATGCATCCGCATTTCCATGCAGCCTATCAGGAGCGGACTCAATTATTAATCACTCTTGGCCGCCTGAAGAACGGATTTGCTCTGGACGAAGCCGAGCTTGTGGTGGCGAGCGACCAGGAAATTTTTCAGCGGTACACGCATCGCCGCCCGCGAAAGAAATTCAAGGGGGGCGCCCCCATCGCGAATTTCACCGACCTTCGCGTAGGCGATTACGTTGTGCACGTCAACCATGGCATCGGCTTATACCGCGGGATAGTCTATCTGCCGGAGCAGAAAAGCGAGTTCCTGGTGCTCGAGTACTTGGATGGCGACAAGCTGTACGTTCCGGTGAACATGCTGCAACTGGTGCAGAAGTATGTCGGCTCCGATGATGAGCCGCCGAAGCTGTATAAACTGGGCGGAACCGCCTGGTTTCGCGTGCAGGAGCGGGTGCGGCGGGCGATACGCGATATGGCGGGCGAGTTGCTGGACCTGTATGCCGCGCGGCAGGTGCTGCCGGGGATTGAATTTTCGCAGGACGGCCGATGGCAGGGTGAATTCGAGGAGGCGTTCCTCTACCGCGAAACAGAGGATCAGCTTTCGGCAATTGAGGACGTGAAAGAGGATATGGAACGCCCGCACCCCATGGACCGTCTCATCTGCGGGGACGTCGGCTACGGCAAGACGGAAGTTGCATTGCGGGCGGCATTCAAGTGCGTCATGGATTCGCGGCAGGTGGCCATTCTGGTGCCGACGACAATTCTGGCCCAGCAGCATTACACGACGTTCAGGGAACGGCTCGCCGATTATCCGGTGCGCGTCGAGATGCTCAGCCGGTTCAAGTCGGCGGCCGAGCAGAAGAAGATAGTGGCTGAGGTCGCCGAGGGCAAAATCGATATCGTGATCGGGACACATCGTCTGATCCAGAATGATATCGCGTTCAAGAATCTCGGACTGATCGTCATCGACGAAGAGCAGCGGTTTGGCGTGGCTCACAAGGAGCGCTTGAAACAGCTTCGAAAAATGGTGGATGTCTTGACGCTGACGGCCACTCCGATCCCGCGCACACTCCACATGGCGCTCATGGGGGTTCGCGACATGAGCGTGATCAATACGGCGCCTGAGGAGCGGCTGTCGGTGATCACGGTGGTTGCGGAGTACAACGAGAAGCTGATCCGCGAAGCTGTTTTGCGCGAGATGGCTCGCGAGGGGCAGGTCTTTTTCGTGCACAACCGGGTCGAAACGATCAACAGGATGGCAAACTTTCTGCGCAGGCTGATTCCGGAGGCGCGCATCGAGACGGCGCACGGCCAGATGCGCGAGCGGGAACTGCAATCGGTAATGGAAAGATTTCTCGAAAAGGAGATCGACGTGCTGACATGCACGACGATCATCGGGTCCGGGCTGGATATCCCGACCGTCAACACGATGCTCATCAATCGGGCCGACGCATTTGGGCTGGCCGACCTGTACCAATTGCGCGGGCGGGTGGGCCGATACAAGCATCGGGCCTATGCATATCTGCTTATCCCCGGCCATAAGGCCCTGAGCGAAGTGGCGCAGAAGCGGCTGAAGGCGATCGAAGAATTTTCCGAATTGGGCTCCGGTTTCAAGATTGCGCTGCGCGATCTCGAGATTCGAGGCGCGGGAAACATCCTTGGAGCGGAACAGCACGGAGATATTGCCGCGGTCGGTTTCGAGATGTATTGCCAACTGCTGGAGGAGGCGGTGGCCGAACTGCGGGGGGAGAAGCCGGAAAAACTGTTGTTGCCGACGGCGGAATTCGAGTTGGACAGCCTGATTCCGGACAGCTACGTCTCGTCGCCGTCGCAGAAGCTTTCGCTATACAAGAAGATAGGATTGGCGCGCAGCGAAGCTCACGTCGACCAGATTGTGGAGGAGATACAAGATCGCTATGGTCAAATTCCGCCGGAGACGCGAAATCTGGTGGATCTCGCGCGCGTGCGCGTTTTGGGGGCGGCTGCCGGGCTCGAATTCATCGGCAAGATCGGCGGCAACATCTTGTATCGTCCGGCTCCCGGAAAGGATTTCACGGCTGACGAACTGGCCGATCTGTCGCGGACTTTCGGCAAAAAGCTGCATTTGGAGACTATGGGCGGATTGCGGCTGCTGATGCCGGCGGGCAAGCTCGAACCGGAAGAGCTCCTGCGCGATTCCATCGAAGTTGTCCGGCGCCTGGCTATCCTCAGGACGAAGCGCAAGGAAGAGCCGGCCGCCCCCAACCGGCAAGTTGCCGCCGCGAAACGTTGA
- a CDS encoding polyprenyl synthetase family protein: MNDLKQYLAEKKELVDRELDHLLPQPAGLEKSVCEAMRYSVFAGGKRIRPILVFAAFEVCGGADAVVLPAACSIEMVHAYSLIHDDLPALDNGQFRRGQPTVHRKFGEAIAILAGDGLLTIAFETLSRCPSDLVAQLVAELAGASGTAGMIGGQVADIEWTGKELTVPALEYIHSHKTGALITAAVRMGAILAHADEAALKELTGYGRSLGLAFQIADDIINVESPAEISGKDAGTDAEQGKPTYPKVFGVSQSRQQCQGLLNQAKKHLAPFGPRAAVLAAIADFIGARNM, from the coding sequence ATGAATGATCTCAAGCAGTATCTGGCGGAAAAAAAGGAGCTTGTCGACCGGGAATTAGACCATCTTCTGCCGCAGCCGGCGGGGCTGGAGAAATCGGTGTGCGAGGCGATGCGCTATAGCGTCTTCGCCGGCGGCAAGAGGATCAGACCAATTCTTGTCTTTGCCGCCTTCGAAGTGTGCGGCGGGGCGGATGCCGTGGTTTTGCCGGCCGCTTGCTCAATCGAGATGGTGCATGCATACTCTCTTATTCACGACGATCTCCCCGCACTCGATAACGGTCAGTTTCGGAGAGGACAACCGACCGTCCACCGCAAATTCGGCGAAGCGATCGCAATACTGGCAGGAGACGGTCTCCTGACCATCGCTTTTGAAACCCTCAGCCGCTGTCCGTCCGATCTTGTAGCGCAATTGGTGGCCGAGCTTGCCGGGGCATCGGGCACCGCAGGAATGATCGGGGGGCAGGTTGCCGACATCGAATGGACCGGTAAAGAGTTGACAGTGCCCGCTTTGGAATACATTCACTCACACAAGACAGGGGCTCTCATTACCGCCGCCGTGCGAATGGGCGCGATTCTTGCTCATGCGGATGAAGCAGCCCTCAAGGAATTAACCGGGTACGGGCGCTCGCTGGGGCTTGCATTTCAGATCGCCGACGATATAATCAATGTCGAATCGCCCGCTGAAATCTCCGGCAAGGACGCCGGCACGGATGCGGAGCAGGGGAAACCGACCTATCCGAAGGTTTTCGGGGTAAGCCAGTCTCGCCAGCAGTGCCAGGGATTGTTAAACCAGGCGAAAAAGCATTTGGCGCCTTTCGGCCCGCGTGCCGCGGTGCTTGCTGCCATCGCCGATTTTATCGGCGCTCGGAACATGTAA
- the dxs gene encoding 1-deoxy-D-xylulose-5-phosphate synthase, giving the protein MERILDRINCPKDLKALSRSQLAQLATEIRQEIITTTSRHGGHLASSLGAVDLILAIHYVFDAPHDKIIFDVGHQAYAHKLITGRREDFQTLRTLGGLAGFPNRDESPYDCFTTGHASTSISSAAGIACARDLAGQKFKTVALIGDGSMTGGLAFEALNHVGHMGKDLIVILNDNEMAISQSVGALSLYLSRLITASAYNRFKGDVEYILKRIPAIGSRLFETAKRVQKSAATLLKPGMLFEELGFKYVGPVDGHDLDILIETLQKLAAFRIPILLHVLTKKGKGYEYAEAEPSSFHGIRAFNIETGEPLPPPTDAPNGPHYCQVFGKHLIEMAKKDPTVAAVTAAMAEGTGLSEFAERFPDRFFDVGIAEQHAVTFAAGLANQGYRPVVAVYSTFLQRAYDQICHDVCLQNLPVLFAIDRAGIVGSDGPTHHGLFDIAYLRNLPNIVIMSPRSTQELKVMLDWAKEQPRAVAIRYPRGSSSTEVVIQPTAPKHAGEPELLLEGEDIAFVALGTMVEQAVIAAQELAKEGINAAVVNARFVKPLDERFYCRLAEKVKGIITIEDGVAAGGFGAALLELLVRIKPDRPAVFSIVGFPDKYIEHGPRPALLRKYGLSSQGLIDAAKKMLKAGVETTPRKMI; this is encoded by the coding sequence ATGGAAAGAATTCTTGATCGCATTAATTGTCCCAAGGATTTAAAGGCGCTTTCGCGGTCGCAGCTGGCGCAGCTTGCCACCGAAATCCGGCAGGAGATCATAACAACGACGTCGCGCCACGGCGGTCACCTCGCATCCAGTTTGGGAGCGGTAGACCTGATACTGGCGATACATTACGTGTTTGATGCGCCGCACGACAAGATCATTTTCGATGTCGGACACCAGGCATACGCGCACAAGCTGATAACCGGCAGGCGCGAGGATTTCCAGACGCTCCGCACACTGGGCGGCCTTGCGGGATTCCCGAACCGCGACGAAAGCCCGTACGATTGTTTCACCACCGGCCACGCCAGCACCAGCATTTCCTCGGCGGCGGGAATCGCGTGCGCGCGCGATCTGGCGGGGCAGAAATTCAAGACGGTCGCCCTGATCGGCGACGGCTCGATGACCGGCGGCCTTGCCTTCGAGGCGCTCAATCATGTGGGTCACATGGGCAAAGACCTGATCGTCATCCTCAACGACAATGAAATGGCGATCTCGCAAAGTGTTGGCGCTTTGTCGCTTTACCTCAGCCGGCTGATAACCGCTTCCGCCTACAACAGGTTCAAAGGCGATGTGGAATACATCTTGAAACGGATCCCGGCCATTGGCTCGCGTCTTTTCGAGACGGCGAAGCGCGTGCAGAAGAGCGCCGCGACCTTGCTGAAGCCGGGGATGCTTTTCGAAGAGCTTGGCTTTAAATATGTCGGACCGGTCGATGGGCACGATCTTGACATCCTGATCGAGACGCTGCAGAAGCTTGCGGCCTTCCGCATACCGATCCTGTTGCACGTGCTGACGAAGAAAGGAAAGGGGTATGAATATGCGGAGGCGGAGCCCAGCAGTTTCCATGGCATCCGCGCCTTTAACATCGAGACCGGAGAACCTCTGCCGCCGCCGACCGATGCGCCGAACGGGCCTCATTACTGTCAGGTTTTTGGAAAGCATCTGATAGAGATGGCGAAGAAGGACCCGACGGTGGCGGCCGTAACCGCCGCGATGGCCGAGGGGACCGGCCTTTCCGAGTTTGCCGAGAGATTCCCCGATCGATTTTTTGACGTGGGCATCGCGGAGCAGCATGCGGTGACCTTTGCCGCCGGCCTTGCCAACCAGGGGTATCGGCCGGTTGTCGCCGTTTACTCGACGTTTCTCCAGCGCGCCTACGACCAGATCTGCCACGATGTGTGCCTGCAAAATCTTCCGGTCCTTTTTGCGATCGACCGTGCAGGCATTGTGGGAAGCGACGGGCCGACGCATCACGGCCTCTTTGACATCGCGTATTTGAGAAACCTGCCCAATATCGTCATCATGTCTCCGCGCAGCACGCAGGAGCTGAAGGTGATGCTGGACTGGGCGAAAGAGCAACCGCGGGCGGTTGCGATCCGCTATCCGCGCGGCTCCTCCTCGACCGAAGTAGTCATTCAGCCGACTGCTCCCAAACATGCCGGAGAGCCGGAACTGCTGCTTGAAGGTGAAGACATAGCTTTTGTGGCGCTGGGGACCATGGTGGAACAAGCGGTTATTGCCGCTCAGGAACTGGCGAAAGAGGGCATCAACGCGGCGGTGGTAAATGCACGTTTTGTAAAGCCGCTTGATGAGCGCTTCTACTGCCGGCTTGCTGAGAAAGTGAAAGGGATCATCACGATCGAGGACGGCGTTGCGGCGGGAGGCTTCGGCGCAGCCCTGCTCGAGCTGCTGGTTCGGATCAAGCCGGACAGACCGGCCGTTTTCAGTATCGTTGGATTTCCGGACAAATATATTGAACATGGGCCGCGCCCGGCGCTCTTGCGCAAGTACGGGCTGAGCTCGCAGGGACTGATCGATGCGGCGAAAAAGATGCTGAAGGCCGGTGTCGAAACAACGCCCCGCAAAATGATATAA
- a CDS encoding 5-formyltetrahydrofolate cyclo-ligase: MQPNQVNCRWPLALLPLFGTNGRGEIASPFLGAPLPPERSNPVGDLVEAGGACVHLPELHEYHRRLIVAKKDDIRKLKQAARKEKLLWRKSLSPEEAREKSRCIAAALRILPEYAAAKSVLFYVSAKANEVDTHALIQEALEKGVRVLVPATDFDNHVLKIAEILAMQELVPGRFGLLEPAPDQLRIRTAEDADVIIVPGVAFDRKCRRVGFGGGYYDRLLSGRRSPAVALAYEGQLMERAPVDAHDVPVDLLVTERAVYRAEKSRG; this comes from the coding sequence GTGCAACCGAATCAGGTTAACTGCAGATGGCCGCTTGCTCTCCTGCCTCTTTTCGGGACAAACGGTCGAGGTGAAATCGCTTCTCCGTTCCTCGGCGCCCCCCTCCCGCCTGAAAGAAGCAATCCAGTTGGCGATCTCGTTGAAGCCGGCGGCGCGTGCGTCCACCTGCCGGAACTTCATGAATACCATAGGCGGCTGATAGTGGCGAAAAAAGACGATATCCGGAAGTTGAAACAAGCCGCCCGAAAAGAAAAACTGCTCTGGAGAAAATCGCTCTCGCCGGAAGAGGCGCGCGAGAAATCCCGATGCATTGCAGCCGCCCTCCGGATACTGCCTGAATACGCGGCGGCGAAATCGGTCCTCTTCTATGTGTCGGCCAAAGCAAATGAAGTCGATACGCATGCCCTTATCCAAGAGGCGCTGGAAAAGGGCGTCCGCGTGCTGGTGCCGGCGACCGACTTCGACAACCACGTTCTGAAGATCGCCGAAATTCTCGCGATGCAAGAACTGGTTCCCGGCCGCTTCGGCCTCCTCGAACCCGCCCCCGACCAGTTGCGTATTCGCACGGCCGAGGATGCAGATGTGATCATCGTGCCCGGCGTGGCTTTCGACAGGAAATGCCGCCGCGTCGGCTTCGGGGGAGGCTATTACGACCGCCTCCTCTCCGGCAGGCGCAGTCCTGCGGTGGCCCTGGCCTACGAAGGCCAGCTCATGGAGCGGGCGCCCGTGGACGCTCACGACGTGCCCGTCGATCTTCTGGTCACCGAGCGAGCCGTCTACCGCGCCGAGAAAAGCCGCGGCTGA
- a CDS encoding ArsA family ATPase yields the protein MGVGMRIILYTGKGGVGKTTISAATAVRCAELGYNTIVMSTDPAHSLADSLDIKLGAKPKKIKDNLTAEEINVNEELKKNWGRIQKYVTKFLRSRGFEDLMAEEFAVFPGMEELFSLLKLKEYAEKGSYDLAIIDCAPTANTVRMLSVPDVIRWYMDKFFDIERRIVRTVRPIAERIAKVPLPTDDVYDSVEELFHKLEGMKDILADPQKSSVRLVFNPEKMVIKESQRAYSYLNLFGFTVDAVIANRIYPEEIDDPYFARWRTIQAKYLLEAKDIFDPLPMFSGKLFDREMVGLKLLHAMAENIFGDIDPATVFYTHPPISTKQVNSRYVMSIHLPGTGRRDLNVFVAGDELIVEVSNYRRNILLPRSLAQAEIAEAKFDGDSLNIVFRK from the coding sequence ATGGGAGTTGGAATGAGAATCATTTTGTACACGGGAAAAGGCGGCGTCGGCAAGACGACAATTTCGGCGGCCACGGCTGTGCGGTGCGCGGAGCTTGGCTACAACACGATTGTTATGAGCACCGATCCCGCCCACAGCCTTGCGGATTCCCTCGACATCAAGCTCGGAGCGAAGCCGAAGAAAATAAAAGACAATCTTACGGCGGAAGAAATAAATGTCAATGAAGAGTTGAAGAAGAATTGGGGCCGCATCCAGAAATACGTCACCAAATTCCTGAGGAGCCGCGGGTTCGAGGATTTGATGGCCGAGGAATTCGCCGTTTTCCCGGGGATGGAAGAGCTATTCAGCCTTCTGAAGCTGAAGGAATACGCCGAAAAAGGGTCGTACGATCTTGCCATTATCGATTGCGCCCCGACGGCGAATACCGTCCGCATGTTGAGCGTGCCCGACGTGATCCGCTGGTACATGGACAAGTTCTTCGACATCGAGCGCCGCATCGTGAGGACGGTTCGACCGATCGCCGAGCGCATCGCAAAAGTTCCACTGCCGACTGATGACGTGTATGATTCAGTCGAAGAGTTATTTCACAAACTCGAGGGAATGAAGGATATTCTGGCGGACCCGCAGAAGTCGTCGGTAAGGCTGGTCTTCAATCCCGAGAAGATGGTGATAAAGGAATCGCAGCGGGCGTACAGCTATCTGAATCTTTTCGGATTCACGGTTGATGCGGTCATCGCCAACAGAATTTATCCGGAAGAGATTGATGATCCTTACTTCGCGCGATGGAGGACGATTCAGGCGAAATATCTGCTTGAGGCAAAGGATATCTTCGACCCGCTCCCGATGTTTTCCGGGAAGCTATTCGACCGGGAAATGGTCGGCCTGAAACTGTTGCACGCGATGGCTGAGAACATTTTCGGAGATATCGATCCGGCCACGGTTTTTTACACGCATCCCCCGATCAGCACCAAGCAGGTCAACTCGCGATACGTCATGTCGATTCACCTTCCGGGCACGGGCAGAAGGGACCTGAATGTCTTTGTAGCAGGCGACGAATTGATTGTTGAAGTCAGCAATTACCGGCGGAACATCTTGTTGCCGCGGAGTCTGGCGCAGGCCGAGATCGCCGAGGCCAAATTTGACGGCGACTCGCTCAACATCGTGTTCAGGAAATAG